In one Bacillus mesophilus genomic region, the following are encoded:
- a CDS encoding CCA tRNA nucleotidyltransferase yields the protein MKDVFLKPIELISKLEREGYQAYIVGGAIRDSIMGRPIGDVDISTSALPDQVMKIFPKTVPVGIEHGTVVVLNDETPYEVTTFRKDENYTDFRRPSSVQFIDSLTEDLQRRDFTMNAIAMNRHGELFDPFHGQTAIKEKQIQTVGVADERFKEDALRMLRALRFHSQLSFKVEEKTLLAIKENASLLKHISIERISMELEKMISGASCESAIHLLGKTGLSGSIESLASYTQVLQRWPSLDYTQLESRTEKWSVVCKILKVHDVEAFLKSWKLPTKVVKEAEKIVHALAEIERTGWTNFVMYKLGRELTFSTEKLHKLFYGKQKVLDINRLDLYDQLPIYSKSDLVVNGHDIVNILGKSPGPWLSETISRLEHEILKGSLVNKKESIKEWLITCNQH from the coding sequence TTGAAGGATGTTTTTTTAAAACCGATCGAACTAATCTCCAAATTAGAAAGAGAAGGATATCAAGCATATATTGTGGGGGGCGCCATTAGAGATTCAATTATGGGCCGCCCAATTGGTGATGTAGATATTTCCACGTCAGCACTTCCAGATCAGGTGATGAAGATATTTCCCAAAACGGTTCCTGTAGGTATTGAGCATGGGACGGTGGTTGTGTTAAATGATGAAACTCCTTATGAGGTTACAACATTTCGAAAAGATGAAAATTACACAGACTTCAGACGTCCCTCCAGTGTTCAATTTATAGACTCTTTAACGGAAGATCTCCAGCGTCGAGATTTTACAATGAATGCAATTGCAATGAATAGGCATGGAGAATTGTTTGATCCTTTCCATGGACAGACTGCTATCAAAGAAAAACAGATACAAACTGTTGGGGTTGCTGACGAGCGATTCAAAGAAGATGCGTTACGAATGCTACGTGCACTTCGGTTTCATAGTCAGCTTTCTTTTAAAGTTGAGGAAAAAACCCTCTTAGCAATTAAGGAGAATGCAAGTCTGTTAAAACATATATCAATAGAACGTATCAGTATGGAGCTTGAAAAAATGATATCGGGGGCTTCTTGTGAGTCTGCTATTCATTTATTGGGGAAAACAGGATTATCAGGCAGTATAGAAAGCTTAGCTTCTTATACCCAAGTACTTCAAAGATGGCCATCTCTAGATTATACGCAACTAGAGTCAAGAACGGAAAAATGGAGTGTAGTTTGTAAAATACTTAAGGTTCATGATGTGGAAGCATTTTTAAAAAGCTGGAAGCTTCCTACCAAAGTAGTAAAGGAAGCCGAAAAAATCGTCCATGCACTCGCTGAAATTGAACGAACCGGATGGACAAACTTTGTGATGTACAAGCTAGGTCGAGAGCTTACTTTTTCTACAGAGAAACTCCATAAATTATTTTATGGTAAACAAAAAGTTTTGGATATAAATCGACTTGATTTATATGATCAATTACCTATTTATAGTAAATCAGACCTCGTTGTAAATGGTCATGATATCGTAAACATTTTAGGTAAATCACCCGGGCCATGGTTAAGTGAAACAATATCGAGGCTTGAGCATGAAATTTTAAAAGGAAGTCTCGTTAATAAAAAAGAATCTATAAAGGAGTGGCTCATTACGTGCAATCAGCATTAA